From the Haladaptatus sp. DJG-WS-42 genome, the window TCTCAGTGTCACCGGGTTCCTTGTCCCGTACGTCTTTTCGACGCAACTGCAGTACCTATACTTCCAGATTCTCAAACCGCGCCCAATCGCCGTGTCTCCGTACGAATGGGTCGCGGTAAACCTCACAACTGGCTTGCTACTCGCCGTGCTGTTCGTGTTTTTCTACGTTGCGGGAAGTCGCTCGCAGAAGCTACCGACGTTCTAATCGTTACCGACCCAACTCAGCGAGCAGGTGCGAGATGTGAATCCGGTCGCTCGTCCCCTCCGCCAAATCCATATCAATCTCGCCCGCAATCTCGTGGAGATGTGCGAGATTCTCGCCGCTGTAGCGCGAGCGCGCCACCGAGAGAATATCTTGTAACACCTCGCCGCCGCTGTAGCCCTCGTCGACGAGCAGGTCGTCCAGAATCTTGCGCGCGTCGGTGAACTGGCGTTTCTCGGCTTTGGCGACCATCGTTTCAACCTCCTCCTTGTTCCCAATCTCGCCGAGGGTTTCGTAGGCCGTCTGCATCGTGATTTCGCCCGCGTCTTCGTAGGTGGCCTGTGCGCCCAAAATCGCCTTCCGTAAATCGCCGCCGCCGTAGCCCGCGAGGTACTGGATGCCGTCGTCATCGTGGTCTACTTCCTCTGCTTCGACGATTTTCCGGAGCACTTCGGCCGACTCTTTGGCGGTCGGTGCGCGCACGGGAACCGGGAAACAGCGCGATTTGATGGGAGGAATCAGCTTCGTCGGCTGGCGCGTCGTGATGACGAACTGCGTCGTCGCGTGGTGGCGCTCCATCACCCGGCGCAGTGCCTGCTGGAAGTCCTCCCGGATGGCTTCTGCGTTGTCGAGGAGGATGGTTTTGTAGTTCCCCGACACCGGCGCGTAACTCGCCGATTCCTTGAGGACGTGGTTTATCATGTCGCGCTTCGGGAGGTCGCTTTTCCCGGTCAGAAAGTGTTCGAAGCGCGGGTCGTTCGTGATCTCTTTTTTGGTTCGGTTGAAGAAGTCGGCAACGTTGATTTCGACCAAATCGTTGTCGTCGTCTTCGTGTGCGGCCGCTGCGAGCGCGCGCACGGCAGCGGTTTTTCCGCTCCCCTGTGGCCCGTGGAGCACGAGGTTGAGCGGTTCGTCTACCGCCCGCGTGAGGTAGTCGCGGACCTCCGGCTGGGGAAGGTCTGAAAGCGCTGGTGCGTGCGTATCGGTCCACAGCGGCCCGTCCATTAGTGCAAAAGAGGAACGGCGGGGGTAAGAATCGGTCGGTTATGCGGCCGTTTCCGTGGCGTCAGCCGAGGCGGTCGCCGCGGCTGTAATCGACACTTCAACTTCGCCTTCTGCCTCACCGGAGACGGCCTTCACGTCTACGTCGCCTTCGGCGGGTGCGCTGAAGGTGAGCGTCCCATCCTCACCCGTGGCTCCGACGGCTTCACCGTTCACGGTCACGTTCGCGTCCGCGACGGGTTCGCCCGCCTGCGTGACTTTCACGGTCGCGTTCTCGCTTGCGGTGACCTCGCCGACGAACTCGATGGAGAGGGCTTCTTCGTCGTCAGATTCGGCTTCGCTCTCGTCGCTTTCGTTCGCGTCGATGTCGGTGTACGGGATGTTCGCGCCGGATTCGCTCACGACCGGCTTGATGATGTACTTCCCGCTGTTGCCCGCAGAGT encodes:
- a CDS encoding AAA family ATPase; translated protein: MDGPLWTDTHAPALSDLPQPEVRDYLTRAVDEPLNLVLHGPQGSGKTAAVRALAAAAHEDDDNDLVEINVADFFNRTKKEITNDPRFEHFLTGKSDLPKRDMINHVLKESASYAPVSGNYKTILLDNAEAIREDFQQALRRVMERHHATTQFVITTRQPTKLIPPIKSRCFPVPVRAPTAKESAEVLRKIVEAEEVDHDDDGIQYLAGYGGGDLRKAILGAQATYEDAGEITMQTAYETLGEIGNKEEVETMVAKAEKRQFTDARKILDDLLVDEGYSGGEVLQDILSVARSRYSGENLAHLHEIAGEIDMDLAEGTSDRIHISHLLAELGR